The sequence CATCCACGGTGCTGACGGTAGGTCTTCCATGACGCAGGGCTGTGCGGATCCTGGCTAAAAGTTCGCTGGTTCCAAAGGGCTTGGTTATATAATCATCGGCACCGAAATCAAGAGCGGACACTTTTTCATGCTCCTGGGTCCTGGCGGAGATGACGATAATAGGAATCGAAGTCCAGCTTCGGACGCTTTTAATGATATCGATTCCGTCCAGGTCCGGAAGCCCTAAGTCCAGAAGGATCACATCAGGACAAAGGGTATTGATCAAAGCCAGCCCATCCCGCCCGTTGTATGCGGTATTTACTTTATAATCATGTCTTTCCAATGCACTTTCAATAAAGTTGCAGATATTCTTTTCGTCTTCAATCATGACGATTGTAAACTTACTCATAAGCATTCTCCCCTAATGGTAATGTAAATGTAAAAACTGCGCCATGTTCTTCATTGGCGGCTGTGATGTTCCCGTCGTGGGCAGTAACAATGGCTTTGCAGATAGAAAGCCCGATTCCCATTCCTTTATGGGAATCATAGCTGCTGTTGGGCGATGAGGTGTAACCGTCAAATAAAGTCTTCAGCCGTTCTGGGGAAATTCCCACGCCCTGATCCCGGACCTGAAACCAGGCATATCCATCCTGTACGAAGATCGACAGGCTGATGGGATCCGTTGAATTGGAGTGATAGACGGCATTTTCCAGTAGATTTATGATAACCTGTTCAATCAAAGTGGCATCCATGGGAACCATGATGAACTCATCAGGAACCGTCACACGGACAATGGATTTAGGAAGTCTTTTGTGAAAGCGTTCAATAGCTTCGGAAGCTACCTCTTCTAACGGCTCCGGCCGCTTTAAGACCTGAGCTCCGGTATCCCGGATCCTGGTTACGCTGAGCAGATTTTCCACCATATTTAAAAGCCAGTTGGCATCTTCCCGGATATTGGAGACCAGGCTGGTTTTTTCTGCCTCAGCCATAGTGTTTGTATTTTCCAGGTATGTGTTACTGGCGCCGATGATACCTGTGAGAGGAGTCCGAAGGTCATGGGAAATAGCCCGTAAAAGGTTAGCTCTCAAGGCCTCTTTTTCTGCTTCCATTAATAACTTTTCCCGTTCGTTTAAAATACGGCTTTGTTCCTTTAAATTAGTCGTAGTAGCGCTTGTAATGGTTGAAATGATCAGCAGTGCAAGGAAGGTAACGGGATATCCTTCCATTATAAAATTAAACGCCATAAATGGGTAAGTAAACACATAGTTTACACAGATCACACTAATAAAGGAGGCAATGACTCCCGGAATATAGCCGCTGGAATAACGGGAAATCACCACCACTGCCATCATATAGATGATTCCTACATTGTTAGTATATCCTCCCAGTATGTGCATCATGTAGGAGAGGATGGTGGCAAGCAGGAGGGAAATAAAGGTAATTATACAATTTCGAAGCAGATCTTTTTTGGATAATTTTTTCTGTTTACTCATGGAAAACCCCTTGCTATCTAAGGTCATTTGAAACGGCCTCCCCGCCGTCTTTTCCGCTTTGATGAATAGGAACTGCGCCTTTGTTCCAGAATACTGTTGAATTCATCGGCTGAAACACCGGAGTCCCTAAGGCGTTTCATGCGCTGCTCCCGCCTGATAAGGAAATCCTGCGCTTCTTTGTGTTTCCAATATATGAAAAAGGCAGCTACGCCTCCTATTACAGTGATTGCTCCCACGCTTCCTA is a genomic window of Lacrimispora sphenoides containing:
- a CDS encoding response regulator, which produces MSKFTIVMIEDEKNICNFIESALERHDYKVNTAYNGRDGLALINTLCPDVILLDLGLPDLDGIDIIKSVRSWTSIPIIVISARTQEHEKVSALDFGADDYITKPFGTSELLARIRTALRHGRPTVSTVDGSVIPTPYSSDGLFIDFAKRLVTLDGHKIHLTQIEYKLVSLLAENSGKVLTYDYIISHIWGPYADSNNQILRVNMAHIRRKIENNPAEPKYIFTEIGVGYRMKESEI
- a CDS encoding sensor histidine kinase; the protein is MSKQKKLSKKDLLRNCIITFISLLLATILSYMMHILGGYTNNVGIIYMMAVVVISRYSSGYIPGVIASFISVICVNYVFTYPFMAFNFIMEGYPVTFLALLIISTITSATTTNLKEQSRILNEREKLLMEAEKEALRANLLRAISHDLRTPLTGIIGASNTYLENTNTMAEAEKTSLVSNIREDANWLLNMVENLLSVTRIRDTGAQVLKRPEPLEEVASEAIERFHKRLPKSIVRVTVPDEFIMVPMDATLIEQVIINLLENAVYHSNSTDPISLSIFVQDGYAWFQVRDQGVGISPERLKTLFDGYTSSPNSSYDSHKGMGIGLSICKAIVTAHDGNITAANEEHGAVFTFTLPLGENAYE